From the genome of Gemmatimonadota bacterium:
GTTGATTGTCGGGCTCTATCGCGAGAATATCCCGGCAGATGCTCTCGGCCGCCCATGACTCATTGAGCAGTCTGTAGCGTTCTGCCTTCTGAAGAGCACTGGGAATCGCCGCTCGCGAAATCGGCTTCAGTTGGAATTTCTCCGTCATGATGAGACCCTCGCTGGTTCCTTGTGACGAAACAGACTGACTAGTTTGTGCAGCGGATCGTAGTGCTGATCGACGACACGCTCCTTGAGCGGAATTATCGCGTTGTCGGTGATCGTGATGTTTTCGGGACAGACCTTGGTGCAGCACTTGGTAATGTTGCAGTAACCGATGTTGTGCTTGTCCTTGAGGTCCCCTGTGCGATCCAGCACATCGAGCGGATGCATCTCGAGCTGCGCCGCGTGCACGAGCAATCGCGGTCCTACGAATTCATCATGCAGATGATGATCGCGTAACACATGACACACGTCCTGGCACAGGAAGCACTCGATGCATTTCCGGAATTCCTGAATCCTGTCGACGTCGCCCTGCGCCATGCGCCACGTTCCGTCCGGTGCATCCGGCGCGCGCGGCGTGAATTGTCTGATGCGCTTCTTCTGGCGAAAGCTCGAGGAAACGTCGGTAACCAGATCACGCACGAGCGGAAATGCACGCATCGGCTCGACGGTTATCGGCTTGTCGAGATCGAGCTGATTCAAGCGAGTCATGCACATGAGTCGCGGCATGCCGTTGATCTCGGCAGAGCACGAGCCGCACTTGCCGGCCTTGCAATTCCAGCGGACCGCCAGATCGTTGGCGCTCTCCGACTGAATCTGATGGATCGCGTCCAGCACGACCATCCCGTCGGATACTGCGGTCCGGTATTCCTCGAAGTGCCCTGACGTGCCGTCGCCACGCCACACCTGAAATGTGATCGTCTGAGCGATAGTTCCGGCGCTCTCGTTGCTCCTCGCAGCAGCACGGGCTCCGCTCTCGGCGACATCCCGCATCTGTGATTCCGTAGCAGTCATTTCTGCTCCTCGATTATCTGCTTCAGATCATCGCGCATCTCCGGCAAGGGAACGCGTGAGACCTGCATCCTGCCGTCGGGCCCGCGAGTCACAACCGTGTTGAAATGCGCGAATGCGGGGTCTTTCTCCGGATAATCATCTCTGAAGTGGCCACCGCGACTCTCCTTACGCTCGAGCGCGGAGCGTGTTATCGCCTCGGAGATCGTGAGCAGATTCGCGAGATCGAGCGCGGTATGCCATCCCGGATTGTACTCCCGATTCCCCGGCACGGACACCTGCGAGGCCCGAGCGCGCAGAACAGCGAGCCCGCTCAACGCCTTCTGCATGTCTTCTTCCCGGCGAACGATGCCGACGAGATCCTGCATCATCGCCTGGAGATCGTGCTGCACCTGATAGGGCCCCTCGACGCTGTCGCCCTCCCGCTCGAACGGCTCGAGTGCGTAACTGGCCAGCACGTCTATCGCATCCTGATGCGGCGGGACGGCGGGATTCTGACTCGCGAACAGTGCCGCATGTTCCCCCGCGCGCTTCCCGAAGACAAGCAGATCGGACAGCGAGTTTCCACCCAGACGATTCGCTCCGTGCAACCCCGCGGCGCACTCGCCTGCCGCGAACAGACCGGGCACGGTCGACATCTGCGTATCGCCGTCGACGCGAATGCCACCCATCACATAGTGCGTCGTAGGGCCGACTTCCATCGGCTCCTTTGTAATGTCGATGTCGGCGAGCTGCTTGAATTGATGATACATGCTCGGCAGCTTGCGCTTGATGTGCTCTTCCGCATTCGGCAGCTTCGATCCGATCCACGAGATGTCGAGAAAGACTCCGCCGTGCGGACTGCCTCTCCCCTCGCGCACCTCGCGCATAATGCAACGCGCAACGTGATCGCGCGTGAGCAGCTCGGGCGGACGACGTGCACTCTTGTCGCCCTGCGTGTAACGCCAGCCTTCCTCTTCGTTATCCGCGGTCTGGCTGCGATAGTTCTCCGGAATGTCGTCGAACATGAAGCGACGCCCTTCGTTGTTCACAAGAACGCCGCCCTCGCCACGAACGCCCTCCGTCACGAGAATTCCGCGCACACTCGGCGGCCACACCATCCCCGTGGGATGAAACTGCACGAACTCCATGTCCTGAAGCGCAGCGCCTGCATTGTACGCGAGCGACTGGCCGTCGCCAGTGTACTCCCAGCTGTTGCTCGTTATGCGGTAGGCGCGGCCGATTCCACCCGTAGCCAACACTACCGCTCCGGCGACGAACACCTTGAAGCGCCCGCGCTCCCTGTCGTACGCGAGCGCTCCCGTGACGCGATTACCGTCACGCAGAAGCGAGATCACGGTGCATTCCATGTTCACTTCGACAGGCTGGTGGATCACGTAATCCTGCAGCGTGCGAATGATCTCGAGTCCAGTGCGATCGCCAACGTGCGCAAGACGCGGGTACTTGTGACCGCCGAAGTTACGCTGAAGAATCCGTCCGTCGGGAGTTCTGTCGAAAACGGCGCCCCACGCTTCCAGCTCCCGCACGCGGTCCGGTGCCTCGCGCGCGTGCAGCTCTGCCATGCGCCAGTTGTTGAGATACTGCCCGCCGCGCATGGTATCGGCAAAGTGAACCTGCCAGTTGTCTCGCTCGTCGGTGTTGGCGAGTGCGGCTGCAACGCCACCCTCCGCCATTACCGTGTGAGCCTTTCCCAGCAGCGATTTACAGACGAGCCCGACAGATGCGCCGGAATGTGCAGCCTCGATCGCGGCGCGAAGTCCGGCGCCGCCCGCTCCGATCACCAGCACATCGTATGTATGGGTCTCGTACACGGTCATCTAGAAGAGCCTCACGTCGTGCAGGATTCCCATCGAGCAGAGTCTCACGTAGAGATCTGTGAACGCTACCCAGAAAAGACTGAGCCATGCCCAACGCATGTGACCGCGATTGAGACAGCTCACGCAGTCGTAGCACTGTTTGCGCACGGGCGCGCCAGCCAGTCGGTCTCGATAACCGCCTACAAGATGGCGCAA
Proteins encoded in this window:
- a CDS encoding fumarate reductase/succinate dehydrogenase flavoprotein subunit, with the protein product MTVYETHTYDVLVIGAGGAGLRAAIEAAHSGASVGLVCKSLLGKAHTVMAEGGVAAALANTDERDNWQVHFADTMRGGQYLNNWRMAELHAREAPDRVRELEAWGAVFDRTPDGRILQRNFGGHKYPRLAHVGDRTGLEIIRTLQDYVIHQPVEVNMECTVISLLRDGNRVTGALAYDRERGRFKVFVAGAVVLATGGIGRAYRITSNSWEYTGDGQSLAYNAGAALQDMEFVQFHPTGMVWPPSVRGILVTEGVRGEGGVLVNNEGRRFMFDDIPENYRSQTADNEEEGWRYTQGDKSARRPPELLTRDHVARCIMREVREGRGSPHGGVFLDISWIGSKLPNAEEHIKRKLPSMYHQFKQLADIDITKEPMEVGPTTHYVMGGIRVDGDTQMSTVPGLFAAGECAAGLHGANRLGGNSLSDLLVFGKRAGEHAALFASQNPAVPPHQDAIDVLASYALEPFEREGDSVEGPYQVQHDLQAMMQDLVGIVRREEDMQKALSGLAVLRARASQVSVPGNREYNPGWHTALDLANLLTISEAITRSALERKESRGGHFRDDYPEKDPAFAHFNTVVTRGPDGRMQVSRVPLPEMRDDLKQIIEEQK
- a CDS encoding succinate dehydrogenase/fumarate reductase iron-sulfur subunit, with translation MAQTITFQVWRGDGTSGHFEEYRTAVSDGMVVLDAIHQIQSESANDLAVRWNCKAGKCGSCSAEINGMPRLMCMTRLNQLDLDKPITVEPMRAFPLVRDLVTDVSSSFRQKKRIRQFTPRAPDAPDGTWRMAQGDVDRIQEFRKCIECFLCQDVCHVLRDHHLHDEFVGPRLLVHAAQLEMHPLDVLDRTGDLKDKHNIGYCNITKCCTKVCPENITITDNAIIPLKERVVDQHYDPLHKLVSLFRHKEPARVSS